The Microbacterium sp. Nx66 genome contains a region encoding:
- a CDS encoding Ig-like domain-containing protein: MKRVLASLTLAAVFGSALGAAIPSAAAAADDDALYLAPGGDDAASGTIDDPLATLEGARDRIRALKADSALPNDGLTVYLREGTYPRSASFEIGAQDSGTADAPITYRSYPGETATLTGGRELPRDQFAAVDDAAVTDRIIDPAARDRVVGIDLADLGITDYGQLSRHGYWKANDVSTTPPMELFIDGQGMTLARWPNADAATPTVQMGDIIDAGPDRNDADLQERGGTFSYGYDRPKHWTQAEDVWLDGIFGYSWEWSYNKIESIDTEAKTITLRYGEMSGIMKSWFPDFHFAQNLLEELDAPGEYYIDRDAGKLYLIPNAAFTSGRGAVTVTTLDEPMLRADGASYVSFDDLVMEYGRATAAVILGGSHVTISHSDIRNFTDGGVLINSPGRYTYDGIPVNRGGRDHAVTDSRLTHVGGVGVVLQGGDKTTLEPGRNRVENSEIADFAYYHKAYNPGVMFDGVGNIARDNEIHDAPHPGIIVHGNDHLFERNEVYDVCKQFHDLGAIYMNSGKTPQQRGHVFRENYFHDIGVGMAGVEGIYADNFTWDLTIEKNVFVNMGNGAIKSGSADYIEARNNVFVDAYAPYDNYEQWMGDQEGNVVDRDYMPAWEKVFADNNDFVGTPYLTKYPELAHFFEDDHHFPNHSTFAENVVWNPNRARMAGVNEHGAKDGKNLLNYEDNWVADADPGFVDAANGDYTLKADAAVFDQIPGFESIAFGEIGVDGAIGQTQQPQTIPLEGIAFDSDTLTIDAGDEVRVRAVPLPWNADDAAVTYASADAAVATVNDKGVVLGMGPGTTTVTATAKADATKTATIEVIVEEGDGVLHFTDFESGANGWPTDPNRSIQVDASGDKVYRILKGANSILPRDFTEFVLDFDVTAPATTPANAGLIVYDRNGKGGGYIRFRQAAAGPTWTIFDDAWKVVAEKVVPAAQGLTPGETSHVRIAVQDGQIRISVNGAIALEGADPGPGKAGRVGFYVENYASLDFDDIGFSLSGVPVTGVSLDADAVGLTVGERRSVAATVAPEDASDARVTWTTDAPEVATVSGGRIAGVTAGTATITATSVADPSLSDTVTVTVDDAEYPTTRLDGQLKDGANWSQSDHIAVDDTGVVISGQGVHGYEAERFGDTLLQFEAEVGAFDGGWYGFQARSDQTGLPAWQNSNTGYLAVIKEDVIEFQSWTPGQTMLDSIPNTVIEPGSTHRIEFGAVAEDGGTRIVLRVDDVTVWNMVDARENLRIGADGFFNVYHYGKTNTLAVRPTPPPATVTGICWAPEADPKTRYVRGEALDVTGMLLGVDWSDGSRTTQQVTADMVSGFDSSKVRPHHTLTVTYAGASVELPISVRPKLKNDEQDVPRCG, from the coding sequence ATGAAGCGTGTACTGGCAAGCCTGACCCTGGCGGCGGTGTTCGGATCCGCCCTCGGCGCGGCGATCCCGTCGGCGGCTGCGGCCGCGGACGATGACGCCCTCTACCTCGCGCCGGGAGGTGACGACGCGGCCTCCGGCACGATCGACGACCCCCTCGCGACGCTGGAAGGCGCCCGCGACCGGATCCGCGCGCTGAAGGCGGATTCCGCGCTCCCGAACGACGGCCTCACGGTGTACCTCCGGGAGGGCACGTACCCCCGCTCGGCGTCGTTCGAGATCGGCGCGCAGGACTCGGGCACTGCCGACGCCCCCATCACCTACCGCTCGTACCCGGGGGAGACTGCCACCCTCACCGGCGGTCGCGAGCTGCCGCGCGACCAGTTCGCCGCGGTCGACGACGCGGCGGTGACCGACCGCATCATCGACCCAGCTGCCCGCGACCGTGTCGTCGGGATCGACCTCGCCGACCTCGGCATCACCGACTACGGCCAGCTCAGCCGCCACGGCTACTGGAAGGCCAACGACGTCAGCACCACCCCGCCCATGGAGCTGTTCATCGACGGCCAGGGCATGACCCTCGCGCGCTGGCCCAACGCCGACGCGGCCACCCCGACCGTGCAGATGGGCGACATCATCGACGCCGGGCCGGACCGCAACGACGCCGACCTGCAGGAGCGCGGCGGCACGTTCAGCTACGGCTACGACCGCCCGAAGCACTGGACGCAGGCCGAGGACGTCTGGCTGGACGGCATCTTCGGCTACAGCTGGGAGTGGTCGTACAACAAGATCGAGAGCATCGACACCGAGGCGAAGACCATCACCCTCCGCTACGGCGAGATGTCCGGGATCATGAAGAGCTGGTTCCCCGACTTCCACTTCGCGCAGAACCTGCTGGAGGAGCTCGACGCCCCCGGCGAGTACTACATCGACCGCGACGCCGGGAAGCTGTACCTCATCCCCAACGCCGCGTTCACGTCGGGTCGCGGCGCCGTGACGGTGACGACCCTCGACGAGCCGATGCTGCGCGCCGACGGGGCCTCCTACGTGAGCTTCGACGACCTCGTGATGGAGTACGGACGCGCGACGGCCGCGGTCATCCTCGGCGGCTCGCACGTGACGATCTCGCACAGCGACATCCGCAACTTCACCGACGGCGGCGTGCTCATCAACTCGCCAGGCCGCTACACCTACGACGGCATCCCGGTGAACCGCGGCGGCCGCGACCACGCCGTCACCGACAGCCGGCTCACGCACGTCGGCGGCGTCGGCGTGGTGCTCCAGGGCGGTGACAAGACGACGCTCGAACCCGGCCGCAACCGGGTTGAGAACTCCGAGATCGCCGACTTCGCGTACTACCACAAGGCCTACAACCCCGGCGTGATGTTCGACGGCGTCGGCAACATCGCCAGGGACAACGAGATCCACGACGCTCCCCACCCCGGGATCATCGTGCACGGCAACGACCACCTGTTCGAGCGCAACGAGGTGTACGACGTCTGCAAGCAGTTCCACGACCTCGGTGCGATCTACATGAACTCCGGTAAGACCCCGCAGCAGCGCGGCCACGTGTTCCGTGAGAACTACTTCCACGACATCGGCGTCGGCATGGCGGGCGTCGAGGGCATCTACGCCGACAACTTCACGTGGGACCTCACGATCGAGAAGAACGTGTTCGTGAACATGGGCAACGGCGCGATCAAGAGCGGCTCGGCCGACTACATCGAGGCGCGCAACAACGTCTTCGTCGACGCGTACGCCCCGTACGACAACTACGAGCAGTGGATGGGCGACCAGGAGGGCAACGTCGTCGACCGCGACTACATGCCGGCCTGGGAGAAGGTGTTCGCCGACAACAACGACTTCGTGGGCACGCCGTACCTGACCAAGTATCCCGAGCTCGCGCACTTCTTCGAGGACGACCACCACTTCCCGAACCACAGCACCTTCGCCGAGAACGTCGTGTGGAACCCGAACCGGGCCCGGATGGCCGGCGTCAACGAACACGGCGCGAAGGACGGGAAGAACCTCCTGAACTACGAGGACAACTGGGTGGCCGACGCCGACCCCGGCTTCGTGGACGCCGCGAACGGCGACTACACGCTGAAGGCCGATGCGGCCGTGTTCGACCAGATCCCCGGCTTCGAGTCCATCGCCTTCGGCGAGATCGGGGTCGACGGCGCGATCGGGCAGACGCAGCAGCCGCAGACCATCCCGCTCGAGGGCATCGCGTTCGACAGCGACACGCTCACGATCGACGCGGGCGACGAGGTGCGCGTGCGCGCCGTGCCGCTGCCGTGGAACGCCGACGACGCCGCGGTGACCTACGCCTCGGCCGATGCCGCCGTCGCCACCGTGAACGACAAGGGCGTGGTGCTCGGCATGGGCCCCGGCACGACCACGGTCACGGCGACGGCGAAGGCCGATGCCACCAAGACCGCGACCATCGAGGTGATCGTCGAGGAGGGCGACGGCGTGCTGCACTTCACCGACTTCGAGTCGGGGGCGAACGGCTGGCCGACCGACCCGAACCGCTCCATTCAGGTGGATGCATCGGGCGACAAGGTGTACCGCATCCTCAAGGGCGCCAACAGCATCCTGCCGCGGGACTTCACGGAGTTCGTGCTCGACTTCGACGTCACGGCGCCGGCGACGACCCCTGCCAACGCGGGACTCATCGTCTACGACCGCAACGGCAAGGGCGGCGGCTACATCCGCTTCCGTCAGGCCGCGGCCGGTCCGACCTGGACGATCTTCGACGACGCCTGGAAGGTCGTCGCCGAGAAGGTCGTGCCGGCGGCGCAGGGCCTGACCCCCGGGGAGACGTCGCACGTCCGCATCGCGGTGCAGGACGGGCAGATCCGGATCTCCGTGAACGGGGCGATCGCGCTGGAAGGCGCCGACCCCGGCCCCGGCAAGGCCGGTCGGGTCGGGTTCTACGTGGAGAACTACGCCTCGCTCGACTTCGACGACATCGGGTTCTCGCTCTCCGGCGTGCCGGTCACGGGCGTGAGCCTGGACGCCGACGCCGTGGGACTGACCGTGGGGGAGCGGCGGTCCGTCGCGGCCACGGTCGCCCCGGAGGACGCCAGCGACGCCCGGGTCACCTGGACGACCGATGCGCCGGAGGTCGCCACGGTCTCCGGCGGCCGGATCGCGGGGGTCACGGCCGGAACCGCGACGATCACCGCGACCTCGGTCGCCGACCCGAGCCTCAGCGACACGGTCACCGTCACGGTGGACGATGCCGAGTACCCGACCACCCGCCTCGACGGCCAGCTGAAGGACGGGGCGAACTGGAGTCAGTCCGACCACATCGCCGTGGACGACACCGGCGTCGTGATCAGCGGCCAGGGCGTGCACGGCTACGAGGCCGAGCGCTTCGGCGACACCCTGCTGCAGTTCGAGGCGGAGGTCGGTGCCTTCGACGGCGGCTGGTACGGCTTCCAGGCGCGCTCCGATCAGACCGGGCTCCCCGCCTGGCAGAACTCCAACACCGGCTACCTCGCGGTGATCAAGGAGGACGTGATCGAGTTCCAGAGCTGGACCCCGGGCCAGACCATGCTCGACAGCATCCCCAACACCGTCATCGAACCGGGCTCCACGCACCGCATCGAGTTCGGGGCCGTCGCCGAGGACGGTGGCACCCGCATCGTGCTCCGGGTGGACGACGTGACCGTGTGGAACATGGTCGACGCCAGGGAGAACCTCCGCATCGGTGCCGACGGCTTCTTCAACGTCTACCACTACGGCAAGACGAACACCCTGGCCGTGCGGCCGACGCCACCGCCCGCGACGGTGACCGGCATCTGCTGGGCCCCCGAGGCAGACCCGAAGACCCGCTACGTGCGCGGCGAGGCGCTCGACGTGACCGGCATGCTGCTGGGGGTGGACTGGAGCGACGGCTCCCGCACCACGCAGCAGGTGACGGCGGACATGGTCAGCGGCTTCGACAGCAGCAAGGTGCGCCCGCACCACACGCTCACCGTGACGTACGCTGGCGCGAGCGTCGAGCTCCCGATCTCGGTGCGACCCAAGCTCAAGAACGACGAACAGGACGTGCCACGATGCGGGTGA
- a CDS encoding carbohydrate ABC transporter permease, translating to MFALLLTAPGLALLAAVVVYPLITALITAFYKQSLVEPGREFVGFQNIVDVLTGEFFPLLTQTLVFTLGTTIAPFVIGFGLALALNTRIRGAKVLRGLMLIPWLIPGVVVSFLWMWIFNANYGVLNAALETVGLIDSPQAWLANPTTAMIAVIVAKTWQSFPWMMVMLLAGLQTVPIELHEAAEIDGAGTVRRFFSITVPQMSGIIGLVILLEFIWNFQHFDIIYVLTGGGPAGSTQTFATAVYETAFDGFDLGHAGAIGLLWMILLMALVVVYVRLSEKGEKR from the coding sequence ATGTTCGCGCTCCTCCTCACGGCTCCCGGCCTCGCGCTCCTCGCCGCCGTCGTCGTGTACCCGCTGATCACGGCCCTCATCACCGCGTTCTACAAGCAGAGCCTCGTCGAGCCCGGCCGCGAGTTCGTGGGCTTCCAGAACATCGTCGACGTGCTCACCGGCGAGTTCTTCCCCCTCCTCACCCAGACCCTCGTCTTCACCCTCGGCACGACCATCGCGCCGTTCGTGATCGGCTTCGGCCTCGCCCTCGCCCTGAACACGCGCATCCGCGGCGCCAAAGTGCTCCGCGGCCTCATGCTCATCCCGTGGCTGATCCCCGGCGTGGTCGTGTCGTTCCTGTGGATGTGGATCTTCAACGCCAACTACGGCGTGCTCAACGCGGCCCTGGAGACCGTCGGCCTCATCGACTCCCCCCAGGCGTGGCTCGCGAACCCCACCACCGCCATGATCGCCGTGATCGTCGCGAAGACCTGGCAGTCGTTCCCCTGGATGATGGTCATGCTCCTCGCCGGCCTGCAGACCGTGCCGATCGAGCTGCACGAGGCCGCCGAGATCGACGGCGCCGGCACCGTCCGCCGCTTCTTCTCCATCACGGTCCCGCAGATGAGCGGCATCATCGGCCTCGTGATCCTGCTGGAGTTCATCTGGAACTTCCAGCACTTCGACATCATCTACGTCCTCACCGGCGGCGGTCCCGCCGGCTCCACCCAGACGTTCGCGACCGCCGTGTACGAGACCGCGTTCGACGGCTTCGACCTCGGCCACGCCGGCGCGATCGGCCTGCTCTGGATGATCCTGCTGATGGCGCTCGTCGTCGTCTACGTCCGCCTGTCCGAGAAGGGAGAGAAGCGATGA
- a CDS encoding carbohydrate ABC transporter permease encodes MTAVLTEETVAAVSAPPAAPRRRRHRADHRASTVSAWIAVVVFGGFALLPVYWLLATSLTPRTEVFSYPPKLFPTEITFEAYAALANNPALFGYLRNSIVVSVITAILSVLVSAYMGYAFSKFRYRGRRSLMYFVLASQMFPQALLLITLYAVFSAYGLLNTYTALVLSFTTFTLPLCVWMLKGFFDTIPDELIEAARVDGASRMRIIHSIVLPLAAPGLIAAGLFAFVRGWNDFIFALTLAGPDKQTLPPGLVNTFIGEASTAWPELMAASLVVSLPVAIAFIALQRFLVGGLTAGAVKG; translated from the coding sequence ATGACCGCCGTGCTGACCGAGGAGACGGTGGCCGCCGTCTCCGCCCCGCCCGCCGCACCCCGTCGTCGGCGCCACCGCGCCGACCACCGCGCCTCCACCGTGAGCGCCTGGATCGCCGTCGTCGTGTTCGGCGGGTTCGCGCTGCTGCCGGTGTACTGGCTGCTCGCGACCTCGCTGACCCCGCGCACGGAGGTGTTCAGCTACCCGCCGAAGCTGTTCCCCACCGAGATCACCTTCGAGGCCTACGCCGCCCTCGCGAACAACCCGGCCCTGTTCGGCTACCTCCGCAACAGCATCGTCGTCTCCGTCATCACCGCGATCCTCTCGGTCCTGGTGTCGGCGTACATGGGCTACGCGTTCTCGAAGTTCCGCTACCGCGGCCGCCGCAGCCTCATGTACTTCGTGCTGGCGTCGCAGATGTTCCCGCAGGCGCTACTGCTCATCACCCTCTATGCGGTGTTCTCGGCATACGGCCTGCTCAACACCTACACGGCGCTCGTGCTGTCGTTCACGACGTTCACGCTGCCGCTGTGCGTGTGGATGTTGAAGGGCTTCTTCGACACGATTCCGGACGAGCTCATCGAGGCCGCCCGCGTCGACGGGGCCTCCCGCATGCGCATCATCCACTCCATCGTGCTGCCGCTGGCCGCGCCCGGCCTCATCGCCGCGGGGTTGTTCGCGTTCGTCCGCGGCTGGAACGACTTCATCTTCGCCCTCACGCTCGCCGGCCCCGACAAGCAGACCCTGCCGCCGGGACTCGTCAACACGTTCATCGGCGAGGCGTCCACCGCCTGGCCGGAACTCATGGCGGCTTCGCTGGTGGTCTCGCTCCCCGTGGCCATCGCGTTCATCGCCCTGCAGCGCTTCCTCGTCGGCGGGCTCACCGCCGGCGCGGTCAAGGGCTGA
- a CDS encoding extracellular solute-binding protein, with the protein MPENTTVSRRQLLQFAGLGAAGLLLAGCMPSGGGNGSPSSSPGAGLGTGDFTATDFSFSSWSLTEEAAAPATRALLDGYKKTNEVGITEVSFPYNEYFKQLMLQVRGGQFTGAAHVDVAWLASLAALGKLEDVSALTKGRGYTASSLEATQLDGKQYAFPWTIGAIGLITNSELLKKAGISTFPTTVDDFEAALKKLKALGGGLIPYAASTKAAQLKDVLIWMQTFGSDLVKDGKVTIGDDASIEAVTWYKSLYDQGLIAADVDRFDARSLFSQGRAAIYDDAPVGRASVTKDSPDPDLASKLVPESRPVLKKGDTPRALVWGGAIAIVGGGAGDSTRTAADFGQWATSDLKAVLGDYELRGLPPVTEEAQASKEVASDAFGSRFAEKITATATTNPFWQYPQYAQIETVIADRVQAVLVGQQSAKDAMAQAGGQAQKLLG; encoded by the coding sequence ATGCCCGAGAACACCACCGTCTCCCGTCGCCAGCTCCTGCAGTTCGCCGGGCTCGGCGCCGCCGGCCTCCTCCTCGCCGGTTGCATGCCGAGCGGCGGCGGCAACGGCAGTCCGTCCTCCTCCCCCGGCGCCGGACTCGGCACCGGCGACTTCACCGCCACCGACTTCTCCTTCTCCAGCTGGTCGCTGACCGAGGAGGCCGCCGCCCCGGCGACCCGCGCGCTGCTCGACGGCTACAAGAAGACCAACGAGGTCGGCATCACCGAGGTCTCCTTCCCCTACAACGAGTACTTCAAGCAGCTCATGCTGCAGGTGCGCGGCGGGCAGTTCACCGGCGCCGCGCACGTCGACGTCGCCTGGCTCGCCTCGCTGGCCGCGCTCGGCAAGCTGGAGGACGTCTCGGCACTCACGAAGGGCCGCGGCTACACCGCGTCGAGCTTGGAGGCCACGCAGCTCGACGGGAAGCAGTACGCGTTCCCGTGGACCATCGGCGCGATCGGGCTCATCACCAACTCGGAGCTCCTGAAGAAGGCGGGGATCTCCACGTTCCCGACCACCGTCGACGACTTCGAGGCGGCGCTGAAGAAGCTCAAGGCCCTCGGCGGCGGCCTCATCCCCTACGCCGCCTCGACCAAGGCCGCCCAGCTCAAGGACGTTCTCATCTGGATGCAGACGTTCGGCAGCGACCTCGTCAAGGACGGCAAGGTCACGATCGGCGACGACGCGAGCATCGAGGCGGTCACCTGGTACAAGTCGCTGTACGACCAGGGGCTCATCGCCGCCGACGTCGACCGCTTCGACGCCCGCTCGCTGTTCTCCCAGGGCCGCGCCGCCATCTACGACGACGCCCCCGTGGGCCGCGCGTCCGTCACGAAGGACTCCCCGGATCCGGACCTCGCCTCCAAGCTCGTGCCCGAGTCCCGCCCCGTCCTGAAGAAGGGCGACACCCCGCGCGCTCTCGTCTGGGGCGGCGCGATCGCCATCGTCGGCGGCGGAGCCGGCGACAGCACGCGCACGGCCGCGGACTTCGGCCAGTGGGCCACGAGCGACCTGAAGGCGGTGCTCGGCGACTACGAGCTGCGCGGACTGCCGCCCGTGACCGAGGAGGCGCAGGCCTCGAAGGAAGTGGCGTCCGACGCGTTCGGCTCGCGCTTCGCCGAGAAGATCACGGCGACCGCGACCACCAACCCGTTCTGGCAGTACCCGCAGTACGCCCAGATCGAGACCGTGATCGCGGACCGCGTGCAGGCCGTCCTCGTGGGACAGCAGAGCGCGAAGGACGCGATGGCGCAGGCCGGCGGCCAGGCGCAGAAGCTGCTGGGCTGA
- a CDS encoding BNR-4 repeat-containing protein: MTLRWKAGATAAAALTALVLAAPAPAAAATPDVETVPVTVDSSNQSGWWNPLVVDGDETYFAYNVPGSVAAKHQVNLAVRAADGTWTSGCLRLATGACAEYADDNGHNQPSIAIDGDGYIHAFVSMHHEPWKYFRSTVPYDATSLVDVSAEMPDAGAAISYPVTAQGADGDIWLMVRVGADPQARRDGVLYHYDPAAGTWSRETTIAAAVNHSFYPDDLEVDTDGKVHVLWEWGPWPADPYRHLGSYAVYDPATGGFRDVAGQALPTPIRPDTPGAVVWRGYEPGETIGDAVPAVQTAKMALADGELVGVTYRYADETENSFDVRWATWTGSAWTSETLVDTDALGGGVQTIAALDTTTAGGETRVYAVVSVQDCGITRSQTVLLTAGASGWTADTVGDPVVGQQRLRAATRADGTDVVYLSAPAVPGGGTLRHAEIPRDGQAGTTSLSAIVASLRGDAGGENLALGGTATASSQLRADTGPEKAIDGGCTDASRWISAASDTQPTITVAWDEAAPLDVVRVRSGYTVGPPQTSVLRDFTVQLRTAGGWVTVGTITGNTKTTVVVDAQGRTADAVRLLITDPSDSATDVARVYEIEAIAAR; encoded by the coding sequence ATGACCCTCCGCTGGAAGGCCGGCGCCACCGCTGCCGCCGCCCTCACCGCACTCGTCCTCGCTGCGCCGGCTCCGGCCGCCGCCGCGACCCCCGACGTCGAGACCGTACCCGTCACGGTCGACAGCTCCAACCAGTCCGGCTGGTGGAATCCGCTCGTCGTCGACGGCGACGAGACGTACTTCGCCTACAACGTGCCCGGTTCGGTGGCGGCGAAGCACCAGGTGAACCTGGCCGTCCGCGCCGCCGACGGCACGTGGACATCGGGCTGCCTGCGCCTGGCGACCGGGGCCTGCGCGGAGTATGCGGACGACAACGGCCACAACCAGCCGTCCATCGCGATCGACGGCGACGGGTACATCCACGCGTTCGTCTCCATGCACCACGAGCCGTGGAAGTACTTCCGCTCCACCGTGCCCTACGACGCGACCTCGCTCGTCGACGTGAGCGCCGAGATGCCCGACGCCGGCGCCGCGATCTCCTACCCGGTCACCGCGCAGGGCGCCGACGGCGACATCTGGCTCATGGTGCGGGTGGGCGCCGACCCGCAGGCCCGCCGCGACGGGGTGCTGTACCACTACGACCCCGCCGCCGGGACGTGGAGCCGGGAGACCACGATCGCCGCGGCCGTGAACCACTCCTTCTACCCGGACGACCTCGAGGTCGACACGGACGGCAAGGTGCACGTGCTGTGGGAGTGGGGTCCGTGGCCCGCCGATCCCTACCGTCACCTCGGTTCGTACGCGGTGTACGACCCGGCCACGGGCGGCTTCCGCGACGTCGCCGGGCAGGCGCTGCCGACACCGATCCGCCCGGACACCCCCGGCGCCGTCGTGTGGCGCGGCTACGAGCCCGGCGAGACCATCGGCGACGCCGTGCCGGCAGTGCAGACCGCGAAGATGGCCCTCGCCGACGGCGAGCTCGTGGGCGTGACCTACCGGTACGCGGATGAGACGGAGAACTCCTTCGACGTGCGATGGGCGACCTGGACCGGCTCGGCCTGGACGAGTGAGACCCTCGTGGACACGGACGCCCTGGGTGGCGGCGTGCAGACCATCGCCGCCCTCGACACGACGACCGCGGGCGGTGAGACCCGCGTCTACGCCGTGGTGTCGGTGCAGGACTGCGGAATCACCCGCAGTCAGACGGTGCTGCTGACCGCCGGAGCTTCCGGATGGACCGCCGACACCGTGGGCGACCCCGTCGTGGGCCAGCAGCGGCTCCGCGCGGCGACCCGCGCCGACGGCACCGACGTCGTCTACCTCAGCGCCCCCGCTGTTCCCGGCGGCGGGACGCTGCGGCACGCCGAGATCCCGCGCGACGGCCAGGCCGGCACCACCAGCCTCTCCGCCATCGTCGCCTCCCTCCGCGGCGATGCCGGCGGCGAGAACCTGGCGCTCGGCGGCACCGCGACCGCCTCGTCCCAGCTCCGCGCCGACACCGGCCCGGAGAAGGCCATCGACGGCGGGTGCACGGATGCGAGCCGGTGGATCTCGGCGGCCTCCGACACCCAGCCGACCATCACGGTCGCGTGGGACGAGGCCGCGCCGCTCGACGTCGTCCGGGTGCGCAGCGGCTACACCGTCGGGCCGCCGCAGACGTCGGTGCTGCGCGACTTCACCGTGCAGCTCCGGACCGCCGGCGGCTGGGTCACTGTCGGCACCATCACCGGCAACACGAAGACGACGGTCGTCGTCGACGCCCAGGGACGGACCGCCGACGCCGTGCGACTCCTCATCACCGACCCGTCCGACTCCGCCACCGACGTCGCCCGCGTCTACGAGATCGAAGCGATCGCCGCGCGCTGA